From the genome of Monomorium pharaonis isolate MP-MQ-018 chromosome 1, ASM1337386v2, whole genome shotgun sequence:
attatttttcgcaaaagctGTATATAAAtcattggaaaaataatacataccttagccaggactgaccaccctggctgagatattattttttgcaaaaactatatatgaattattgcgaaagtaatacatatcttagccaggactgaccaccctggctgggatattatttttcgcaaaagccatatataaattattgcaaaaatcatacataccttagtcaggactgaccaccctggctgagatattattttttgcaaaaactatatatgaattattgcgaaagtaatacataccttagccaggatcgaccaccctggctgagatattattttttgcaaaaactatatatgaattattgcgaaagtaatacgtaccttagccaggactgaccaccctggctgggatattatttcttcgcaaaagccatatataaattattgcaaaaataatacataccttagccaggactgaccaccttggctgggatattatttttcgcaaaagctGTATATAAAtcattggaaaaataatacataccttagccaggactgaccaccctggctgagatattattttttgcaaaaactatatataaattattgcgaaagtaatacataccttagccaggactgaccaccctggctgggatattatttttcgcaaaagccatatataaattattgcgaaagtaatacataccttagccaggactgaccaccttggctgagatattattgtttgcaaaagttatatataaattataaattttatacgcgtttcttttcttatattggtttatataaattatcttaaattatacatatttgcaatctaaaaaaaagataaaagaaataataaataattgttgataATAGTTTCttgtatttgaatttttttcagtgtgattttttagtaaatttaaaaatattttatataacatatgttagcatattttcaataattttgaatttattcaaatttctaAATCTCTTTAAACATTAGAGAGAAAAGGACATTAAACGAGAATCAAAaagacattataaaattagtttgtATTATACAATCGATCAGTCGATCAACGTCATCAATTTCGCCCCAAGATTTCTCTCGCACTTTCGCATATCACAACATATGTGCTTCGATAATGAAGCTTAAGTTTCTTCACAATAATTTGCACTGGGCTAAGGAACTGCGGATCGTCTATCGTGTTTCGCGTGTGTGCCGATTGTCcgtaattcatatataatttgtaccAACTGGAAGATGCTTTTACTAATTAGAGAGCGCTTGTACATCAAcgagataatataaaaatttatattgcatgCGATACGAGAATGCATTGCGAGAATAATTTGCATCCTGCAATCgcgtaataatatacatatatgtccttcttttcctttcactctttgtctttttaatCTATCTcgatataaagaatattacacTTCTCGTGCTACTTGAAATCTTGTttgaatattatgaaaatatagtGAATTAAAATGACGAAAGAAATAATACGTTCGTGTGCTCAAGCGAGCAGCAATAAAGAACATTCTAGTCAAACGCGTGTTATTTTGTCAGTAACACTTTAATTCCTGagtttatgtttatttcatcTAGCGTGTCTGTCAGGTGTGCAAATCACGGAACTAATTACGTTCTATAATCGCATATTATGAATGTAATACGTCTTTTCGTTCTATAACTttcttattatcattaatcgaatatttcttctatatttgtCTCGAGAGATTGGAGGGTGTAAATCTTTTcgtttaaacaatattacCTAAAATAAACAAGCGATATATTCATGACTAAAACATGATACACTTGctcttttcattttattaaaataatttaatatatattttgttttttgaggagaaataataatcctatattttaattgctaaTGAATGTgaggaaaaatttatatttgttctgaaagaaaaaaataaaaattttcttttacttttactgCAACATTAATCTTGTAAATCAGCTATTACTTGATTAAATCATGTTTTctaatcatataattatagcttgttcttttttcatatttaattctttttgtattaaatgatgatattcataattattttaatgtctaCGATTTTTATCGCTTTCGataacaaatttctttttctcaataaataaTCTGCATATACTTTACTATGCAAcataaatttgaaacattttactgaaaacaaattatttctgcaagtaattcattttttaattaaaattacacattattgctttctgttattaataacatggatatattattattattgcattacGTACTAATAGAGATTAACGAACATTTAAGTTtaggaatttaatttaatttaatcatttcatatgatataaaatattcacataatttcaaatattatatgatgTCGCAAAAGTAGTCTTTCAATTTGTCTTTGACTATGAAGATGATAGTGTCACGTAATTACATTAGGTGAAGAAggcgaataataattataccgACATGATTAACTGCAACGCGTTACTTTGTTCCTGATATGATCAAAACTTTATGTACAGTATCTCGCTTTCGCCAAGTCTATCACTCATTTCTCATAACGAACCGCGATGAAGCATCCATCATACTTGCGTTTGTTGGTGTATGTTGAATTTATTGTATACAAGTTCATGTAACATTTGGAATAGCCACAGGCTACTAGAATTCTTTTGTGTCAGAAATTTGTTTCACGGGTCATTGATTTACAATCGCTTTATTGCAAAACCTCACGCGTTTGTTCTACTTATTTGAGCACTATTATGAAACATTTGTacataatgcaaaaatatatacatccATCATTATTCATTACTCGTAAACGATTATTTGTCgtcattgaattaaaaattttccttaGCATTTTAGCGAACTTTGAATGTGACGTGTGCAAAAGGCAAATCGCGATACAACTACATCCATTTGCGTTTGTAAAGGTAAACTTTAATACGGCAGCGGGGTATTATGCTAACGTCGAGAAGGCAGACAGTTATGCCGAAGTGCTGACCTGACATATTCGTAACAATGCTAGGCGTGTCGCCGACGTGTTGCAACCGATTTCAACGACCATCTATGCGTTTCGTTCACATTACGTCGCGACGCGTGAGCATACGCATGCACCGTGCAAAACGCGCTATTGTGCGGAACGGTATGTGTAAACGGTATACCAATGTACGGGTCATACCGTATACTTGTGGTAACTGGTCTTGCACAGGCGGTCGCTGGCACGAAGATGCCTTAAATGTCAAGGCGAGGACGATGGACTGCTCGAACGTGCATGCCGTCTCTCTTCGGCCTGCACGCTCGACTGATGCACTCCGCGAAAGGAACTGTTGCACCGCGCATTCATTGAAACCTTTCCTGTCAGGCTTGAATAATCTCTAATCACTGCAGCAGCCACCGCATTATAAATACTACAAAACAATTCCGAGAAGAATAACGATGATTCCGATAGGCTATCTattctgttctttttttctttctttttttccaacgatttttttttatttaagaaactaatttaaaatcatGGAGAAATTATGAGAAATGTCAGTGTAAATTATTGGAAGaataatacatatcttagccaggactgaccaccctggctaagatattatttttcacaaaagctatatataaattataaattattagaagaaTAACACAtatcttagccaggactgaccattCTGGCtaggatattatttttcgtaataaattatttgcagtaattcgggaaggggaagggggagaCCTTACAGATGCGTTACAGCATCCAGTTAGTTCAGTGCATCATGGTATCTGGCTAGTAACTGTTTCAAAACTGATAAATGTGTCGGCGCGGTTTATATAcgctataaatattaaatttacaaaaagatattatttaccatatttgtaaatttttgacgATACGCATAAGTAATTGTGGCGGACGATCACTGAAACTTTTAAACCACTGTTTTGAGTTTCTACATACCTATTGTAAATTTGCTGTAGTTGCAAAggtttttgtaacatttttctaaagcacatcatattattttcgaatggaaaacaagaaaaatgatCCAGACTACTAAATTTGTGTACGTCATTTGCTAAATGAATGAGGTCGTGTACGTTGtaagttaaaaagtttttaccaTGTATAGAAATGCTGTCGAtaacaattgattttaaaattgcatttgctTTGTCAATATCACCGGAAGGCCTTTCGTCTGAACTTATTAGAATTCTAGTTgcataatgcaatttaaaaaaatgaataattcgTGGATCGTCATCAAATAAGTCTAAGAAAACAGTCGGTCCGGTATATAACAACATCTGTCGAGATTCTGTAACTTTATACCTTCGATAATAATGAAGATTTCGAGGTTGGCGAGAAAATTCAAATGAACAACATTTGATAGCCAAGAGCTCAAGGCGTTGAGAAATTCGTTGCATACTATCTAACAATTTAGCGGGTTGATATTTCTCTTTAATccattcttttaatatcactTGTTTAAAAACTCCAAGCaaattaaatgcatataaTCTAAGGGTGTTTGATCAACTAAATCCAATGGTAGCGAATAAAGGACACAATTTTCAGTATCATGATGGTGATCAtctattcttaataatttttcgcaGAATTCGCGGTCAGTTCGCGGAGGATAGTCTATTTCCGACGAAGGgttgtttttgaaattttgatattttaaaacaatatttaataatattcttttacttaattaacgAATACTAGAAATACACTtgtcaaaatgtttaaaaaagatataaaagatgataaatgtttttgaaagAAGATACGGGAGTCGGTAAAGTGGAAAAATGGCGAGAGAATTGAGCCCTCGCGTCGTCGCTCGAAATTCCGGAAAATTTCGTCCGAAGTATCAGCAAAGCATGTTAGGCGAGGAAGTTACTAGGAATCCTGTAACCTCCTTGCTTATTCTGCAAAAGGTACAAAGGTTTGTGCCTTTCGCCAGGAACTTTGCATTTATCGCAACTGTTGTAACCGGCATGTCCTTTAATATTTAGGCAAGCGTATTTGGCCGGCGTATCTGCTATAAAACagtttaatataactttaatatttttaccatTAAATAGAATTCCATTATTAATCACTTCcaataattctaaattaaactCTTCAAATAACATGTTGAAGTCTTTTGGTTTTGTTAGTCCTGCGTATAGGCCTGCAATTATAGGCCTTTTATCttcgatattatttattcggAATTGTATCGGCCAAGTATCAAAATCGACACTTCTGTAAATGTTTGCTCCGTCCGTACTTATGTCAATCACAATTTGGGAGGGCACTGTATGACATTTTAGCGTTGACaatttttgcacaattttGTCTTTGATGCCCACGTGGAGATACTGCCCCGgtgtaacatttataatttttccacAATGCTTTGgcatttttaataacgttCTAGCATCTTTAGGGAGTTTTGAATGGCATTCATGACTTCGTAATAGTCCAAGAAGAGCATTAATTTGCGTATGGTTCATATTAGTTTGGCAACAAATCTGAGCCAACTGTTGAAAGAAACTGTTTAGGTTTTTTCTCAACATAAGTTTTAGgtagtacaattattttctgaatttttatatgaattattattatatgattttttaaactaaacgTTATTTCATTACTtctattaatgttaattattattttaaaactaaagaaattttacctGGGTTGGAAATAACTCGTACATTTTCTTAGATACGATTTGAAACTCTTCAAAATGggctacaaaaatatatacttttctttctaaattattggaaataattgtTGCGAAAACTAATACATCAATCAAGACTGGCcgttctaattattttttacaaaagctgtaaataaatttttggggaaataatacataccttagccaggactgatcATCCTGGCTGAGGAATTATTTctcgcaataaattatttacagtattgcaaaaaataatattttagtcaGGACTGGCCATCCTGACTGAGGAATTATTTTcagcattaaattatttgtagtaATTCGGGAAAGGGAGGAACCTTACGGATGCATTATAGCATCGAGCTAGTTTAGTACATCATAAATACGGTTAAGAATTTAATGATACGATTAAAATAACCAACAACAAGTGAAACAACAATGAATCGAGATCATTTACTGTAAAGGAATTTTGTCGATTTAAAATCGTCTTTTTATTAGTTGAATAACGTAGCAATTTTCGCAGCAAACTTCTGACGTAAAAGTCGTTTTGGAATTCTGGAACGATCCTTTTAGTTTAGTACTCTCTAAATCACGATTTcatcataaattttgaatttaagcAGCATGGAGAAAAGGaatcaatgttatttttaacgaaTAGCGAATACAAAATGGGCAGTCTTTATTAGTTTACtgaatatatatgtgtgtgtggaTCTTCACATACTTAAAGTAtaaccaattaaaattaattttgctggTGCACACGCAAAGCGCgtttataatgtaacattttaagagaaaagaCGCTTTAGCTAACAGTGCTAAAacattaaatgtgaaatacaataacattgaattatttataataacaccAAAGTTTCTCGCAAGTCAACTCGGGTTAAAATTTCGatgcatatattttcatacatttgtctgtatttttttttcctttttttatttttacacttttaacaCCGGGAATGAAACTACGGTACATTTCAAAAAAAGAGGAGCAAcgaatataaatgcaaaagcTGTAACTGACAATGAGAAGAACAGATCTCATGAATATTCCGAAGTATATCCTACGTGATTACAGGTTTCGCATAATTATAGGATAACGAGGCCGCGCGCACGAGCCTCGGTGGTTTTAGCCAGAACACAAGTGTCGTTGGTAAAAGTTACCGATTCCGGAATCGTAGCTTACTCGAGCGTAACGTTTCACGTACAAGCAAGTGAATTCAATCAACGTAAAAGGTCTCCGTGAATAATCTCGTTGCTAGTTAGCTTTGCAAGCGCCTTGCCGAAACGGGAACGTTTCTCCAGAAGGTGTATGTACGATCGCGGCGGAACATATATAGCACCACACGGAATTTCTTAATCGACACACTGTAGACTCGAAAAATCTTATACTTAGGATCTTTTAAACTCGCACAGTTATCATCTAAAACTTAGGGAATAATTTAAACGTTAAGGCCACATGCGTTTTAGATCTAACAACGATTGGTCGATAAACAGGAACGGCAGTGCCTTACACTCTTAATACTATTTACCTTAAAATCTACGAATTAATTCGAATTTTTGCATCGCTCCGAAgaagtgatataaaaattttgcatggtACTAAATTTATAACTATGAAACGTTTTCGCGTTCTTATCTCGATAGGGAGATAGTAGCGTCGTCGGAATTCCAATAGTAGGAATTGTATACCGTCTAACCGGCGACATCGCGCGTTTAATTTCGAAATGTAATTCTTCAGTCGCCAGTTTTTCGGTTTCGATTGGAAAGTTTATACGCGCGCACAGTGTAGCGCGCAAGTGAAGAAAAATGCGAATCTTCTCTGTTCGAGTTGCAGTACATTCTCCTCCaatgaattaaaaagaacGACGCTTTTCAGACTTTGGTTCTGATCTCGAGGCCAAATTCCGCGTTTGGGAGAAATCCCGAGGTTCGCGTCTACGTTAATGTACACTTTAGCGACATGTCTCTAAGCTCAGCTGAGAGCGAGCAGCGGCTCGACGGACATGCGAGATCTTCTGGCCTTGTCCTCCTCGTACTGCTTTATCTTCATGAGCTTCCACTTGCCCTTGCTCTGCTTCTTCCTCGGTATCTCCGTAGAGGATATTTCCTCCGCGTTAGATCGCTCCTCTTCTTCCAACATCCTGAGAGTCTCGATGATATTTCTAGGCTCCGTGACACGTCCGGTGGAACTGCCGTTCTTGTTGGCGTATACCACGGAAAGATGCGAGAAGCTGGACTTCGGTGGCGCCGTGATGTCAGCGAAATCGCGGAAATTTGCGAAGAAATCACCGCCACGAATCGGCTGCGGTTTTGGATTTCTGTAATAGTGCGCACGGCCACGACTCTGATAGTACGGGTTGTAGAGGCTCTCGTCTACCGAATATTCGTCGTTCTCCCTGTCCTCTGGATAATAGGTACCGCCGCGGATCACGCCGAAGTTACCAGAGCCCAGGATAGAGTGTTGATCCTTGGTCGCAGCGGTCTGATAATTGCGATCGCGTTGGAAGTAGCCTACGAATCTGTTGGGACGATATCGTTGCTGTTGCTGTTCCGCGAACGAAAGTCTATGATTCGCAAAGAGCTCCGCAAAGGACGGGAAGAAATTTTGACTTTCGGTTTCCAAATTTCTGTCTCCAGCATCGGTGAACTGCGTGACAGCAGTATTATCCGTGTTCTTTGCCTCCTGATCTTTAGAAGCTTCAGTTTTTTCAGTCTCGGATGATTTCTCGTTACTCTTCTCGGTGGTATCAGTTAACGAGGTTTCGCGTTCATTAGTCTTTTGCGTGCTTGCCTCTGTGCGATCCGATTGCGAAGTTGCCTCGGATTCATCCGGCTCCATATACATGTCAGAATCGTCATATTCTTCGCCTACCTCCGACGCCGACGCCACGGAGTCCTGAAACAGTGAGAAAAATGTTTCCCCTGGAAATTAACGTCGCTTTTCGAACAACAATTAAGCACaggaaaattaattacgaGCTGTTgaacttaaaagaaaataattttaatggctCATAAAACATGTTACACTTAATAACGAAAATATCAGATTCATCAGATTATTTGAGAATAATCCTGGAAAATTCAGggaaaattttttgctaattatgCTGGACACCCTGAAATTGACTATctgtattacatatatacataaaaaaactttctctttctaacttgaaataaataaagtataaatatatcataattttttgtcaaatttactattttttctaattatcaCAAACTGTAATAATGAGCtcttaattatacatattaaaaataaaacagtatGCTTAGCTTATAATaccatatttacattttttacgttgtttttttataaaaggcgctgtcataaaattattaacgattAAAGAGAGATGTACATCTCTCGCGTACACAATTGTTTCAatacacaattatatattaggctctaagattaaatattttattgtaataaatctcaatttatttaatcattttatgcAAATCTATCTCATCACATAATCTCTAATATTCGCAGATTCATTATTTCCGATTAAATAAAAGAGCAATTTGTGacacaaatgttaaaaaagtatataaatattttcatattagaGATTTTTAGGCCtcagaatatataaaattttaaaaattattgtacaatatagCTATAGAATATCTTGTGTGTAttgcgaatttttatttaatatcgtaACAATTAGAACTTTGTATTACGGTCAACTGTAGAGGGAAGGGAGAgaagttttttgttttactcttaaaaaatttttctttacctCATGTACGACTGTGTCCTCAGGGATTGGTGCTCCATCTGAAACAAAGAACAGGTCTTTGTGAGAAAGGTTTTATCGCGCACTCTAGTAGGCTTATATGCGACATATGCGTAGAATTGCCATCCGTCCTCTTTTCCTTGGACAGTGTCCTCTTTTTTTAGGCTATTCGGGGACGACCGGGGGGATTTTTGAAAGTGTTTGGAAATTTGTCCGGGAAAATTATGTGCTTCTGCgggtttttaatatttcaattatttattttctttaccaTGCTTTTTCCAATGGCACGGCCACTTATCGAGCGGCTGAGTAACAAatatacaaacaaaattaaaatacttaatagacTTACAAGAGTATACCCTTGAGGCAAAGACAAAACTTtctattgagaaaaataatctgttaGCGAAAGTGGTTTGCCTCCTCCACTTTTCGGATTTTTTGCGTTACTATTTcttctacaatatttttaaattttttttagtctaTTTTTCTGAAGTTATCTTTATAGTTTGCGCTATTATGTTCTATTTCTAGtccgttttttttattaactgaGATCGCATTTTATTGCGTCATGGTTGCTATCATATGATATGTTATCTAGGTTGTCTAACAAGGGCTGTGaattttaaacacaaaaattaatttttgtaaagtcGGATGCTAGGTTCACACAGATATCAATTACTCGCGCTTTTATTACTTATGGAATTAAAGAGAACCTAAATTTCGTGCAAtcgatgtttatttttttacacgagttgttctgtaataatttctaaattatggTGCAGtgctttaaattatttttacgctGTAAACCTAATATCCACAGTCTCTAATAAAATGATACACTTTAGCATTGCAATGCGAAAGGGATACATTTCTATGGAATTTAAATTGGCGACTATTTCGTCCGCGAAACCGGCTATCCTTGTTTGTCCTTGAAACAAATTAGATCGTATTTGCccgatttttataaactataaacgTTCGAGTGTTAAATTATACGTGTCTTTTTTCGCAAATTATTGCGTCTGGTAACACTCATTCAAaactgtatttatataaaaagatacaataaaaaaaaaaaaggattgcGCGTTGTCCCGGTGCATCCAATCAGGCCATTATTAATTAACCCGCGGACATGGAACTTTCTTAATTAGTTCGTACTTTACCGACGGGTGATCTTGCCGGGTTTCTTTCATCCTCGACACGGGAGAAAGTCAATTACGTCGATGACAAGTCGACGGTTACCGAGGGTTTAGTACGTCTCTAGAGATCCTTGCGCGCGCGGAGCGTGTATAAAGTTAAGATCCTCCATTCCCTCGGCTCCGCTTGTCAACCGGTGCCTGAGACACACGGCAGCCGGGTCGTCGACGCCACGCTTCCGACATTCCCGCCTTTTatcttccttttttaaatcgtTCGTCACAAATCTCAGGAGCGCGTTGACCGCGGACGGTTAACGTTATAAACGAATTATACCAGAAGTAATCGTTTTTAATGAGATATAAGATGCTTGCGTAATGCACGACTGAGCAACGGTTGCAACTAGAAAATCGCCCGCAACGCATTTCTGATTAGTTCTGCGAATACGCATATTCACTCTCGAGCTTTTCATATttcgcttcttttttttcccacTCTCATGCGCTATCTCTCGATTGATCAAGTCTCTCGCTCGCGGCTCACGATTCGATTTTCGGATCGCAACGAAAGGAATTGGCTCAATGGACTTGTTAAAGCGCGGTCTGTCGACGGTATTTCACCACGCTAATTACGGCTCGCCGCAATGTAATGAGGCACCAACCGGCAATTTGTTGGTGTGATTCCACGGGATTCTCGTAATTTATCGTGCCGCGTATCGCGACTAGGAATCACGGGCCTTGACCACCTTCCGCTAAAAGAGAGATATGGCAcctttgatatataaataaaagagaaaattttaattaaatattaaaaaaattttgtgtagcGTTACGATTGTTTCAaactaaagtttatataataaattgactcGTTAATGAaacaatagttttatattgAGTAATGAGGAAAACAAaagtattctattttatttgtattcaaatattaataagtttttgtttattataggGAACATACTAATACTCGAGATAAAGTTTGTGCATATCTTTAGGTCACTtatgaaacataaaatatttcgtgcgcgattgaaaaattgttagaattagcgagaacaattaaaaataaaataactaacATAATATTCGAGAGGCaaaagtgcaaaaaaaaaatataattcgaaatttttaacaatagaatatgaaatttacctCGTCGTACGCGTCGACTCATTCAAGTCAGTCCGAGCATgaaaatgtcaattaattaaatgctaatatattctatacatTCACACTCGGGGTTTCGTTTTGCTGcatttacttttgtagaagAGGACTGCATTGAGTTCAGCGAGGAAGCGTTGCACGATGACATGGTAATCGGTCTTCCTTAAACACGCATGACGTACTTTACTTTCTAGCGACGAATTGCGGGCGCTTTCTGCATAATAGAACAATCAAGCCTGAGTGACGAAAGGTACGCAGGCTCCGTGTTTCGTGCGTAATGTAATTCTTGAGTAATAGTTTAGTCTGCTTCAGTTACTTTCGACAATACCACCGCGAGTTACGTGAACCATAATATATCATGcacttcaaataaaatgtatcgTGTATTTTGCTcacagattttatataaaaacaccGCGCTATGACGTTCGTTTATAATGTCGtattaatagatttattttctatattaatagaaaCTTATTTAgctaatagttttttatttgtaaattatacatGTCTTGTAAGAACGTTaactttatcaaaaatatgttgaaattgcaagaaaagattttaaacgtgaaataataattttctttgtgcGAATAATCATACATGTGCGTCCCGatattttcgtttttattAGAGAATGTGTTACATTCATAttcgtatatatatgtgttacTTATATATGTGCCACTTATTATTAAGTAGTATTAATTTGCCGGCTATGTGACCCCATTTTTTAATGGCATTCCATTCAGCAACAATAGAGATGATACCAGTGTTAGTCTTTCATTTTCTTGCATGTGACATCGTCACACTCTCAACATTGTCCCAGCGACACTATTTACGACACCGGAGATGACGCTTTACTATTGCGCTTGCCgcgcgtgaaaaaaaaaatattgcgcgATTATAACTTGATGAGAGTCGATAATTTCGCAAACATCTACCTACATCGCTTCACGGTTTGTGACGATTCTTTCATCCATCAAGACTTCTAATTAACTGGAATTAACGTTATGTATTTAAGAGGACATTCTCCTACGAAAACTAAAACGGTTGTCACAGCTTTATTTACAGTGTGGCATAATTTAAAGTAAGCCTACATTCGTATCCTCAATAAGGAGCAACGTAGTGTTAAGCGAACGGGATTAGAGATTACAGTTTACGCATAGGTAATGAAGACtaaaaatggattttatattaaaactcgatttaataaaagaaaatttgtctGCTAATTTTAGATTGGCAAGTctattttgttcattaatttttttatttgatatctaAGTCTATTATTTAGGTAAATTTGAACCTGCCACTcattactttgttttttaaattctagcTAATTGCTAATAATCTGTTTcagtaattatttcataaatatatttatgatctgTAACGATTatgtaaagaatataattatataatacacataaattTATCACAGATGCTG
Proteins encoded in this window:
- the LOC118646597 gene encoding uncharacterized protein LOC118646597 — its product is MNHTQINALLGLLRSHECHSKLPKDARTLLKMPKHCGKIINVTPGQYLHVGIKDKIVQKLSTLKCHTVPSQIVIDISTDGANIYRSVDFDTWPIQFRINNIEDKRPIIAGLYAGLTKPKDFNMLFEEFNLELLEVINNGILFNGKNIKVILNCFIADTPAKYACLNIKGHAGYNSCDKCKVPGERHKPLYLLQNKQGGYRIPSNFLA
- the LOC105832168 gene encoding uncharacterized protein LOC105832168, with translation MKMYFVGILAILLFAGTEILGHPPQERLMPDGAPIPEDTVVHEDSVASASEVGEEYDDSDMYMEPDESEATSQSDRTEASTQKTNERETSLTDTTEKSNEKSSETEKTEASKDQEAKNTDNTAVTQFTDAGDRNLETESQNFFPSFAELFANHRLSFAEQQQQRYRPNRFVGYFQRDRNYQTAATKDQHSILGSGNFGVIRGGTYYPEDRENDEYSVDESLYNPYYQSRGRAHYYRNPKPQPIRGGDFFANFRDFADITAPPKSSFSHLSVVYANKNGSSTGRVTEPRNIIETLRMLEEEERSNAEEISSTEIPRKKQSKGKWKLMKIKQYEEDKARRSRMSVEPLLALS